From the genome of Bacteroidales bacterium:
TGCCTATCGAACCCCTTATGACCATGGCAGGTAAATGTAAAAAATGTTAAGCTATGAGTACAGAACTAATGCAACAACAGATAACCGAGCTCAATCAGAAAGTTGATTTGCTGCTCGAGTACATCAACGAACAACGCCAAAAACGTCAAGTTTTAGACGATTTAGCAGACGATTTATATCGAATAGGTAACGATGCATTCAAAACTGCCGTTAAAGAATTTGACGACCGAGGCATTGAACTAGATATGGATCAACTTAAAATGATGCTCTTTAAATTTATACGAAACATCGAAACCTTTAACACACTACTAACGATGCTCGAAAGCATTACCGATTTAGCCAAAGATGTCTCACCTATTGTAAAAGAAGTAATTATTGATCTTACCCACGAAATGGAACGCCTCGAAAATGCAGGAGTTTTCGATTCTCTTAAAACCATTTTCAATAACATTTCTAATCCACAATTTTTAGAAACCATGGCTCACCTTACAACCGTCTTAGCCAATACCAAGCCCGATCCTGAACTCGATAATAAATCACTCTTTAAAATAATGAAAGAAATGCGAAGTCCTGAGGTTCGCAGAGGCTTATCGTACGGACTTAGAATAGTAAAAGAATTATCAAAATAAATGTTTAACAAATAAAAAATCAAAAAATTATGGCAACAAAAGTTTTAGCAGGTATTACCGTCGAAGTTACCGACGAAGGTTACTTAACCGATGCAAGCAAATGGACGCCCGAAATAGCTCACGCTATTGCAAGCGAAGAGGGCTTAAACCTAACCCCCAAACACATGGATGTATTAAACTACATTCGCGAAAAAGCCCTAAAAGGCGAAACCCTTACCATACGTGCTATTGGTAAATCTGGCATCGTTGATATTAAAGGATTCTATGAATTATTTCCCGGAGCTCCTTTGAAATTAGCTTCGAAAATAGCCGGAATTTCTAAACCTACTTCATGTGTTTAACCTAAAATAAAGCAACTATGCAAAAAGAAGAATTCCCTTTAAAAAAAGTTTGTCTCATTTGCGCCAAAGGCACCATAGAAGACGTATATGCAACATTGGTCATGGCTAATGGAGCCGTTATGGAAGGCATTGAGACAAAGGTATTTTTTACCTTTTTTGGTTTAGATGCCATCACCAAAAAGCAAATTAAAAAGATTCATACGGCTACGGTTGGTAATCCGGCACTTCGTATGCCCGGCGGACTTCCATTCCCGACATTACTTGGCATGTTGCCCGGAGTAGAAGCCGGCGTTTCGGCAATGATGAAAAGTCAAATGGAAAAACTTGATATTCCAACCATTCCCGAATTTTTAGAAATGATAACAGCTGGTGGTGGCGAAATATATGCTTGTAAGCTTGCCATGGAAATGTTTAAATTGAAAAAAGAAGACCTTGTAGATGAAGTTAAAGCGGTATTAACCGTCGGCGATTTTTATAACATGTGTGGTGGCCAAGGAACACAAATTATTTTTACTTAACCCTACAACCCACCGTCATACCGAGCTTGTCGAGTATAACCATTCACAAACCAAAATTAACATTAAGGCCATTATTCGACAAGCTCAGAATGACAAGCAAACAAGTAGTTCGGCTCGTCTCGTTATTATTTTAAAAACGGTTGTTAAATTTTTTAATAACCGTTTTTATTTTTTATTTACAGCAAAATTGTACTTTAGGTTTTCATATTTAACTAAATCGGCTTTTATACTACCCACCAACAAATCAAACTGAATACGTACGGGTAAAAAATTATTATCATTCGATATCCATATCGTTACGTCGTCTTGTGTGTCAAATATACGACCGGGTTCAACAACAGGCGAGAACTTTAAGCAATTCACTTTACCAAAATCGGTTTTAATAGTTTCAATGCCTTTATATCTAATTTGTAAAGTAAACATACCATCATCAAAATAAGTATCAAGAGTAATGATATCTCCTTGTTTTAGATTTTTAAAGTTATGATTTCGGGCATAATAAAAAGCCGATAAAATATCCATTGTATTTTCGGGCACTGATACTTTACCTTTTCTT
Proteins encoded in this window:
- a CDS encoding DsrE/DsrF/DrsH-like family protein, coding for MQKEEFPLKKVCLICAKGTIEDVYATLVMANGAVMEGIETKVFFTFFGLDAITKKQIKKIHTATVGNPALRMPGGLPFPTLLGMLPGVEAGVSAMMKSQMEKLDIPTIPEFLEMITAGGGEIYACKLAMEMFKLKKEDLVDEVKAVLTVGDFYNMCGGQGTQIIFT
- a CDS encoding DUF1641 domain-containing protein — encoded protein: MSTELMQQQITELNQKVDLLLEYINEQRQKRQVLDDLADDLYRIGNDAFKTAVKEFDDRGIELDMDQLKMMLFKFIRNIETFNTLLTMLESITDLAKDVSPIVKEVIIDLTHEMERLENAGVFDSLKTIFNNISNPQFLETMAHLTTVLANTKPDPELDNKSLFKIMKEMRSPEVRRGLSYGLRIVKELSK
- a CDS encoding DUF3108 domain-containing protein; protein product: MKNINLWLLFFVYSVSLWAQEKHIAFKDGETLKYLVHYGFIDGGYAMLKLTDFEMNGKKYFHAVASGYSTGLADKLFKVRDVYETFVDKETDLPVKAIRNISEDTYKYYDEVLFNRRDNTVISKRKGKVSVPENTMDILSAFYYARNHNFKNLKQGDIITLDTYFDDGMFTLQIRYKGIETIKTDFGKVNCLKFSPVVEPGRIFDTQDDVTIWISNDNNFLPVRIQFDLLVGSIKADLVKYENLKYNFAVNKK
- a CDS encoding TusE/DsrC/DsvC family sulfur relay protein, whose amino-acid sequence is MATKVLAGITVEVTDEGYLTDASKWTPEIAHAIASEEGLNLTPKHMDVLNYIREKALKGETLTIRAIGKSGIVDIKGFYELFPGAPLKLASKIAGISKPTSCV